Within Bacteroidota bacterium, the genomic segment TTATCACTTGCTTTTGCCTTCGGCTTCCTCCGCACAATGCCTCGCAACATTGCACTTGCTTTCAGCTAACACTTCGCGTTATCAACGTGTGTTCGGGACTTGCACCCTATAGTAAAAGAACATGGATGGCGCACAAATAAATCCCGTCCTGAAAATTTCAAGACGGGATTCACTGCATAAAATAATCTGAATTATTTTTCTTTAAAAAAATCCTGCACGTGCGATGAATGAACAACTTGTTCCCTGAATGTGTATGCCCCTGATTTAGGAGATTTCACCATTTTTATTACGCGGGTAAAGTCCTTGCCTTTACCGGTTTTTAATGTCGCAACTACTTTCTTTGCCATGGTATTATGTTTTTACAATTACTTAATTTCTTTATGAACTGTCATTTTCTTGAGTATGGAATTATATTTTTTCAATTCCATGCGCTCGGGGTCGTTTTTCCTGTTCTTAACGGTAATGTAACGGGATGTTCCGGGTAATCCGGTTGCAGCATGTTCGGTGCATTCCAGAATAACTTGTATGCGGTTGCCTCTTTTCTTTGCCATAGTGTTTCGTTTTAAGGAGTGCGAAGGTAATTAAGTTTGGGATACTGGCAAAATCACTTTTTCATGAGGTTAAACAAGCTCTCCTGCTTCATGAGGGTTTCAATTTCCTCTATTGTTTTTGGAACACAGGAGGATAATACTTCGGGCTCGGTTTCAGTAATCAGCACATCATCTTCAATACGAATGCCGATGCCCCACCATTTTTCATCGCAATCTGACCCGAATGGAATGTAAATGCCCGGCTCAACTGTGATGACTGAATTAGGTTTTAGTTTTCCGTAGATGCCTATATCGTGAACATCCAATCCAAGGTAATGTGAAGTCCCGTGAAAGAAATACTTACTCACTTCATTTGGTTCTTTAATAACTCCTATCTCAAGCAATCTCTTCTGGATGATGGCGGTGGCTTCTTTATGAGGCGCACGAAAATCTTCTCCCGGCTTGCATTTGGCAATGCCCGCTGTCTGCGCTTCGAGCACGATATTGTAAATTGACTTTTGCTCAGCAGAAAATTTTCCACTCACAGGATATGTTCGAGTAACATCCGCGCTATAGCCATGATATTCCGCTCCAACATCAGAAACCAGCATATCTTTCGCTACAAGTTTTTTTCGATTTGTTTCATAGTGAAGAATACAGGAATTTTCTCCTCCTCCAACGATGGATGGATAACCAACATCTTCGGCTCCTTTGCTTTTGAAAATATATTCAACAATGGCTTCCGCATCATACTCTGCCATGCCCGGCTCAATGGCTTTCATAGCTTCTTTGATTCCATCGCAGGTGAAATTGATTGCTTTACGCATTAAATCGAGTTCTTCTTTTGTTTTTATCTCACGGAGTTTCGCCATAATTTCCTTCAGAGCATAAGTATCTGCATTTGATTTTTGGAAAGAAAGTTTCTTGGAAAATTGTATAATCAAATCGCCTTCATCTTCTTTCTTCTGCTCGAAACAATAAACTTTTTTGTATTTTGAAAAGTCAATCTTAAAATCAGAAAATGAAGAAGAAGCAAAAGCGTTTTGAATGCCTAAATTATTTTTTGCTCCGTCTGTTCCAAGTAATTTTCCTGTCCAACGTTCTGATTTCAAATCTCTGTCTTGAAGGAAAAGGATTTCGTTTGTTGAAAAATTATCAAATTGAACTCCGGTCTTAAAGACAAGAAGCAACGCTTCCGGCTCTTTCAATCCCGTTAAGTAATAAAAGTTTGGGTTCTGGTGGTATTCATAATCAACATCGTTAGAGCGATTCTTAATGGGGGAAGAAAAAAATACAGCGACTGAACTGTCGTCCATTAACTTTCGTAATGCGTCTCTTCTGCCTGAGTGAAATTCTTTTGAAAGTAAATCGTTGTCGTATAAAGAGCCTCCCACTTGCCCCCGCCCTAAGAGGGGGACAAATACAAGCAATAAAAAAACCCCGAAGTATTTCGGGGTTGTATCTTTATAAGAAAACATTTTCACTTTTATTCCCACCCATGGGGGAGGTTTAGGGATGGATTCTTTATTTTTTAATAAATCCTTTTTGTCTTGCAACTTTAAGGCAAGCGAACAAACCATTCTTACTGATAGTTTTCATTCCTGCTGTAGATACTTTCAACGTAATCCATTTATTTTCTTCAGGAATGAAGAAACGTTTCAACTTAAGATTTGGAATAAATATGCGTTTACGTTTATTGTTGGCGTGAGAAACGTTGTTTCCAACCATTACTTTTTTTCCTGTGATTTGGCAAATCTGTGACATTGTTTTAAATTTTGGAGTGCGAATATAATACAATTTTCCTAATACAAATTTTAGTAATAGCGCAAACGAATTACTTCCGCAAGAAGTTTCGCAAGACGGAAAACCTGTTTGGTATAACCATATTCGTTATCGTACCAAACATAAAGCACAATATGACTTCCATCTTCTGAAACAATAGTTGCCTGACTGTCAAATACAGCAGCGCAGGGATTTCCAATCACATCTGTCGAAACCAATTCATTTGAATAACTATATTGAATCTGTTCGACCAGTTCGCTGTGAAGAGCAGCATGGCGCATAACTTCATTTACTTCATCTTTTGAAATTTTTCTGCTGATTTCAAGATGCATGATAGCAAGAGAAACATTTGGAGTAGGAACGCGAACAGAATTAGCCGTAAGTTTTCCTTTCAATGCAGGCAACACTTTTGCAACTGCGCTGGATGCACCGGTTTCCGTAATCACCATGTTCAATGGGGCAGAACGGCCTCTGCGATATTTCTTATGATAATTATCAAGCAGGTTCTGATCATTAGTATAAGAATGAACAGTTTCAATATGCCCGCTTTTAATGCCAAGTTTTTCATCCATTACTTTTAATACAGGAATGATTGCGTTGGTAGTGCAGGAAGCGGCAGAAAATATTTTTTCATTTTTAATATCAAACTTCTCTTGATTCACTCCGAAAACAATATTCGGAATATCACCCTTACCTGGCGCAGTGAGGAGTACTTTTGAAATTCCTTTTGCAAGAAGATGTTTACTCAATCCTGCCCTGTCGCGAGCAATACCTGTATTGTCAATCAGCAATGCATCGTGAATCCCATAACTTGTATAGTCAACTGATTCAGGTTTTTCAGCGGCAATCATTTTTACAGTATGTCCGTTAATAATGAGCGCTTTGTTCTGAAAATCTTCAACGACTGTTCCAGGAAACGGACCGTGAACTGAATCTGTTCTTAGAAGGTCCGCACGCTTTACCAAATCCGCATCGGAATAATTTCTTGTAACGATGGCTCTGAGCCGCAACTGCTCGCCTTTACCAGCGAGGGAAATTAATTCCCTTGCCGCAAGACGGCCAATACGCCCGAATCCATAGAGTACAACATCTTTCGGCTTTAAAACTAATTTATCTTTACCAATAAATGTTTTGAGTTTATCAGAAATAAATTTTGCTGAATCATTTCCGTATTTTGATTTTTCCTCAATCCATTCGGAAGAAAGTTTTCCAATATCAATCCTTGAAGGAGATAAATCCAGCTTTTGAATTTCGCGCGCGACAAGAAGAGTATCAAGAATGGTGATGGGCTGCTTCACTACGTTTTTTGCGTAGAGGTGAAGATTCAGTAATTCGCTGCTGCTTCTGTCTATAAGTTCATTATGAAATAGAATTAACTCAATGGATTTTTCAAACCACAGGTTACCGATAATTCCAATTAACTCGATGGCTGCTTTCTCTTGTTTTATCCAGTCATTGAGTTCGTTTTCATAGCCGTTTTTCATAGCGGGTGACTTTAGTGTTATTGTATCGGAAATCATAATTTATATTTTTTAGGGTTACTATAATTTTTTCGGATGCAAATATGTGTCTTTTTTTCTATGGGAATGAATTGCGAA encodes:
- a CDS encoding DUF4295 domain-containing protein, with the translated sequence MAKKVVATLKTGKGKDFTRVIKMVKSPKSGAYTFREQVVHSSHVQDFFKEK
- a CDS encoding 50S ribosomal protein L28, with translation MSQICQITGKKVMVGNNVSHANNKRKRIFIPNLKLKRFFIPEENKWITLKVSTAGMKTISKNGLFACLKVARQKGFIKK
- the rpmG gene encoding 50S ribosomal protein L33, yielding MAKKRGNRIQVILECTEHAATGLPGTSRYITVKNRKNDPERMELKKYNSILKKMTVHKEIK
- a CDS encoding glyceraldehyde-3-phosphate dehydrogenase, giving the protein MKNGYENELNDWIKQEKAAIELIGIIGNLWFEKSIELILFHNELIDRSSSELLNLHLYAKNVVKQPITILDTLLVAREIQKLDLSPSRIDIGKLSSEWIEEKSKYGNDSAKFISDKLKTFIGKDKLVLKPKDVVLYGFGRIGRLAARELISLAGKGEQLRLRAIVTRNYSDADLVKRADLLRTDSVHGPFPGTVVEDFQNKALIINGHTVKMIAAEKPESVDYTSYGIHDALLIDNTGIARDRAGLSKHLLAKGISKVLLTAPGKGDIPNIVFGVNQEKFDIKNEKIFSAASCTTNAIIPVLKVMDEKLGIKSGHIETVHSYTNDQNLLDNYHKKYRRGRSAPLNMVITETGASSAVAKVLPALKGKLTANSVRVPTPNVSLAIMHLEISRKISKDEVNEVMRHAALHSELVEQIQYSYSNELVSTDVIGNPCAAVFDSQATIVSEDGSHIVLYVWYDNEYGYTKQVFRLAKLLAEVIRLRYY
- a CDS encoding aminopeptidase P N-terminal domain-containing protein, producing MDDSSVAVFFSSPIKNRSNDVDYEYHQNPNFYYLTGLKEPEALLLVFKTGVQFDNFSTNEILFLQDRDLKSERWTGKLLGTDGAKNNLGIQNAFASSSFSDFKIDFSKYKKVYCFEQKKEDEGDLIIQFSKKLSFQKSNADTYALKEIMAKLREIKTKEELDLMRKAINFTCDGIKEAMKAIEPGMAEYDAEAIVEYIFKSKGAEDVGYPSIVGGGENSCILHYETNRKKLVAKDMLVSDVGAEYHGYSADVTRTYPVSGKFSAEQKSIYNIVLEAQTAGIAKCKPGEDFRAPHKEATAIIQKRLLEIGVIKEPNEVSKYFFHGTSHYLGLDVHDIGIYGKLKPNSVITVEPGIYIPFGSDCDEKWWGIGIRIEDDVLITETEPEVLSSCVPKTIEEIETLMKQESLFNLMKK